Within Natronocella acetinitrilica, the genomic segment CCCCCACATCCTCAACGTGAGCTTCGTCGGTGTACACGGTGAATCCCTGGCCCTGGCATTGCGCGGACCGGGTGTTTCGGTGGGGTCGGCTTGTACCTCGGCACTGGCAACCCCATCTCATGTCCTGCGGGCCATGGGAGTGCCTGATGCGCTGGCGTTGGCAAGTTTCCGCTTCAGCCCCGGACGCGGCACGACTGGCGACGATGTGGATGCGGTGCTTAATATGGCGGCCGATGCTCTTGAGCAGCAACGCCGTCGTTCTACAATCTGGGCGGCTTTCCGGGCGGGTGCGACGATTGACTCCCTGTATCGGGGTGGTACCCGGGTGGCATGAACGGCGCGGATAACGAATGGAGTGAGCAGGGGCTGCACTATTTTGCGGCCGGTCATGGGGCCGGGGTCCCTGGTGCCGGCACCGCGATGGTCGGCAGAGGCCGGGCTGGTGCGGTATCATGGGGAACCGAAGTCGAGATCGACATTGGTCTCGCTGACGATGGCACAGTTGCCGAGCTGCGGTGGCGCTGCCATGGTTGTCCTGCCGTGCAGGCAGCCTGTAGCTGGATTGCCGAGCAGGCGCCCGGTATGCAACCGCGGGCTCTGCTTGAGTACAGCGCCGTCTGCGTCGCCGATGCATTGGCATTGCCCCCGGCGCGACTCGGCGTGCTGCTTGTGGTTGAAGATGCGTTGCGGGCTGCGGTGGCGTCTGTTGCCGAGTGAACTTGA encodes:
- a CDS encoding iron-sulfur cluster assembly scaffold protein, with protein sequence MNGADNEWSEQGLHYFAAGHGAGVPGAGTAMVGRGRAGAVSWGTEVEIDIGLADDGTVAELRWRCHGCPAVQAACSWIAEQAPGMQPRALLEYSAVCVADALALPPARLGVLLVVEDALRAAVASVAE